A part of Halobacillus shinanisalinarum genomic DNA contains:
- a CDS encoding nucleotidyltransferase, whose translation MKSCGVIVEYNPFHNGHAYHLEQSRETAQADCMVAVMSGNFLQRGEPAIIDKWQRTRAALQSGVDLVLELPYLFAVQHSDYFSQGAVQTLSDAGVDAICFGSENGSITPFIEAHETLEANGAAFNNSLRKHLDEGFSYPEAARFAYKDIGLASIDLGQPNNILGYSYIKQILTHHKHITPLTIERSGSQYHDQHMGGSIASATSIRKELLARNEMTEKARDAIPSATLDGLTEYYQENKIWHHWEHYFSLLQYKILTTPTEQLQLIHGVDEGLEHRFKHAIKKATSFHQLIENVKTKRYTWTRLQRTCVHILTGLTKEGAQHSLHEGTSYVRVLGMNKTGQGYLNEQKKRMNVPLLTQPQQWSHPILNMEERAVAAYYSALPAKQRVECMSAEYGSPVRI comes from the coding sequence ATGAAATCTTGTGGAGTTATTGTAGAGTATAATCCTTTCCATAATGGTCACGCCTATCATCTCGAACAAAGCAGAGAAACAGCTCAGGCAGACTGTATGGTTGCTGTAATGAGCGGAAATTTCCTACAGAGAGGGGAACCCGCCATTATTGATAAATGGCAAAGGACACGAGCTGCTCTTCAATCAGGAGTGGACTTAGTTCTGGAACTTCCTTATTTATTCGCCGTCCAACACAGCGATTATTTTAGTCAAGGAGCTGTGCAAACTTTATCAGATGCTGGTGTTGACGCAATATGTTTTGGCAGTGAAAATGGTTCGATTACACCGTTTATAGAAGCTCACGAAACGCTTGAGGCCAATGGGGCGGCATTTAATAACAGTTTACGCAAACATTTGGATGAAGGTTTTTCTTATCCTGAAGCGGCCCGATTTGCTTACAAGGATATTGGTCTTGCGTCTATTGACCTCGGTCAACCGAACAACATCCTCGGATATAGCTACATAAAACAAATACTAACTCATCATAAGCATATTACACCGCTTACCATTGAAAGATCGGGGAGCCAGTACCACGACCAACATATGGGCGGGTCAATCGCAAGCGCCACAAGCATTCGCAAAGAACTGCTTGCTCGTAACGAAATGACTGAGAAAGCTCGCGATGCCATTCCTTCGGCAACATTAGATGGATTAACCGAATATTATCAAGAAAATAAGATTTGGCATCACTGGGAACACTACTTTTCTTTATTGCAGTATAAAATCCTGACCACACCGACGGAACAGTTACAGCTTATTCATGGAGTGGATGAGGGATTAGAACATCGCTTTAAGCACGCCATTAAAAAAGCAACGAGCTTTCACCAATTAATTGAAAACGTTAAAACAAAAAGGTACACATGGACACGATTACAGCGTACATGTGTTCACATTCTAACAGGGCTTACTAAAGAAGGGGCACAGCATTCGTTACATGAAGGGACCTCTTATGTCCGTGTGCTCGGGATGAACAAAACCGGACAAGGCTATTTGAATGAACAAAAAAAGCGGATGAACGTTCCCCTGCTTACACAGCCCCAGCAGTGGTCACATCCTATTCTCAACATGGAAGAAAGAGCCGTAGCAGCTTATTATAGTGCTCTTCCTGCCAAGCAACGAGTGGAATGCATGTCAGCAGAGTATGGCTCGCCCGTACGTATATAA
- a CDS encoding DUF3397 domain-containing protein: protein MIDVFIYIVALLVTVPVLFLFISYFIAMKWHRLKKKAVRQSTQSTVPFLVLAIHILLLVLFEENFVSWIIIFLLVILSLSVIIQYKIYEEIQLRRAFKGFLRLSFLLLLMVYVGLIVYGLVDSVFL from the coding sequence ATGATAGATGTATTCATTTATATTGTAGCCTTGTTAGTTACTGTACCAGTATTGTTCTTATTTATTAGTTATTTTATTGCTATGAAATGGCATCGTTTAAAGAAGAAGGCAGTACGCCAAAGTACACAATCTACTGTGCCATTTTTAGTGTTAGCTATCCATATTTTATTACTCGTTTTATTTGAGGAGAACTTTGTATCTTGGATTATAATTTTCTTACTGGTCATTCTAAGCCTATCCGTTATTATCCAATATAAAATTTATGAAGAAATCCAGCTTAGGCGGGCTTTCAAAGGGTTTCTGAGGCTTAGCTTCTTGCTGTTGCTGATGGTGTATGTGGGGCTGATAGTCTACGGATTAGTGGATAGTGTGTTCCTATGA
- the rsmH gene encoding 16S rRNA (cytosine(1402)-N(4))-methyltransferase RsmH, with protein MFEHYSVLKEETIKGLHIRPNGVYVDCTLGGGGHAEEIASRLNEDGQLIAFDQDEHALEAARTRLDSYKDRITFVHANFRQLEEKLAELGLDQVDGILYDLGVSSPQLDVAERGFSYHNDAPLDMRMNQSDELSAWHVINEWPYEKLVRIFFKYGEEKFSKQIARKIEAAREGRDIQTTNELVELIKEGIPAPARRKGGHPAKRVFQAIRIAVNDELGAFQDTLHQAARMVSVKGRIAVITFHSLEDRLCKQTFKKWSSNPPLPKNIPVIPEDKLPPFKLITRKPVIAEDNELEDNRRSRSAKLRIVEKVKPWSEEFKFEEGWKQT; from the coding sequence ATGTTTGAACATTATAGTGTGTTAAAAGAGGAAACAATAAAAGGGCTACATATTCGACCGAACGGTGTGTATGTTGACTGCACTTTAGGTGGGGGAGGTCATGCGGAGGAAATTGCCTCACGGCTTAATGAAGATGGGCAGCTAATCGCTTTTGATCAAGACGAGCATGCACTCGAGGCCGCGCGGACAAGACTTGATTCATACAAAGATCGAATCACCTTTGTTCATGCGAATTTTCGTCAACTTGAAGAAAAACTTGCAGAACTTGGTTTAGACCAAGTAGATGGGATATTGTATGACCTTGGTGTTTCAAGTCCTCAACTTGATGTTGCAGAGCGAGGGTTCAGTTATCATAATGATGCACCTCTAGACATGAGAATGAACCAATCGGATGAGTTGTCAGCATGGCATGTAATCAATGAATGGCCATACGAGAAGCTTGTTCGAATTTTCTTTAAATATGGAGAAGAAAAGTTTTCCAAGCAGATTGCAAGAAAGATTGAAGCGGCTAGAGAAGGAAGGGACATTCAGACAACAAATGAGCTTGTGGAGCTGATTAAAGAGGGCATTCCTGCACCAGCCAGAAGAAAAGGTGGGCATCCTGCTAAACGGGTATTTCAGGCCATACGCATCGCTGTCAATGACGAACTCGGAGCTTTTCAAGATACGCTTCATCAAGCAGCCAGAATGGTTAGTGTGAAAGGGAGAATCGCCGTTATTACATTTCACTCCTTAGAGGACCGTCTTTGTAAACAAACGTTTAAAAAATGGAGTTCCAATCCTCCTTTACCTAAGAACATTCCAGTCATACCTGAGGACAAGTTGCCTCCATTTAAATTAATAACAAGAAAGCCCGTTATTGCTGAGGATAATGAGCTGGAAGACAACCGTCGTTCAAGGTCAGCTAAACTGCGTATTGTCGAGAAGGTAAAGCCATGGTCTGAAGAGTTTAAATTTGAAGAAGGGTGGAAGCAAACATGA
- the rpmF gene encoding 50S ribosomal protein L32: protein MAVPKRKTSKKVKNQRRTHKKLHVPGMVECQNCGEYSKPHHVCKSCGQYNGKQVVEQ from the coding sequence ATGGCAGTACCTAAGCGTAAAACATCCAAAAAGGTTAAAAACCAACGTCGTACTCACAAAAAACTACACGTACCTGGTATGGTAGAGTGTCAAAACTGTGGCGAGTACTCAAAACCACACCATGTTTGCAAATCTTGTGGACAATATAATGGAAAGCAAGTAGTTGAACAGTAG
- a CDS encoding YceD family protein, whose translation MKFPLQKLNQAGDEPFVFEDDVDIRELENMNNDIRRIPPVHVQGQARRHGDDISVTFSIEGEMILPCARSLVDVDYPFHIEAREEFNLSPYYEKEDDSEIHPISGEMLDLTPYIKENVILEVPTRVFSDDEEAHDQALTEGKGWQVVTEEPEEKKVDPRMAKLQSLLNEEEENNE comes from the coding sequence ATGAAATTTCCTCTACAAAAACTTAATCAAGCAGGCGATGAGCCGTTTGTATTTGAAGATGATGTAGATATTCGCGAATTAGAGAACATGAATAACGACATTCGCAGGATTCCTCCTGTTCATGTACAGGGTCAAGCGAGAAGACACGGTGATGATATTTCAGTAACATTTTCTATTGAAGGTGAAATGATCTTGCCTTGTGCAAGATCATTAGTCGACGTGGACTATCCTTTTCATATCGAGGCAAGAGAGGAATTTAATCTTTCGCCGTACTATGAAAAGGAAGATGATAGTGAGATTCATCCAATAAGTGGAGAAATGCTTGACTTAACGCCTTATATCAAGGAAAATGTAATATTAGAGGTTCCGACTCGGGTATTTTCAGATGATGAAGAGGCACATGATCAAGCTCTTACGGAAGGTAAGGGTTGGCAGGTGGTTACAGAGGAACCGGAGGAAAAGAAAGTGGATCCTCGAATGGCTAAGCTGCAATCATTATTGAATGAAGAAGAAGAAAATAACGAATAA
- the bshC gene encoding bacillithiol biosynthesis cysteine-adding enzyme BshC, whose translation MRIDPVNLKQKNVLVDDYLNDFTKVENKFEYNPYDEATIRQRAAYLNKQSYNRDELVATLTEMNDHWGAPEQTFTMIDKLKDETTSAVVAGQQAGLLTGPLYTVHKIISVIQLAKQQEKQLGTAVVPVFWIAGEDHDFAEINHVMMKSQKKMKKIQLPSNVEQKLSVSDLPFDREVVASWLKKVFAEVKETEITRDFYQTVVKIMDLSESYSDFFARVIYQLFNEEGLIIVDAHHKDIRSLESNHFQRMIEENTSISEGVYAALQKNQLQGYPVPLDSELDDAHLFYHHHEERILLTRDEEGSYKGKRNEVQLTEAELLQIAKERPWQLSNNVVTRPLMQEFIFPVLAFIGGPGEISYWSVLKPAFQAVGLEMPPIYPRLSFTLVDRKAEAALSSLQLELKQVLEHGTASERMKWLAATSNPPIERLSDQIQQEMNEIHKPLREKAAELGPDIGALAEKNIGYLNQMIEFLEQRMLQSVEEKYEREMEAFTELDVLLHPGGGLQERVWNIVPWVNAYGMDVFQQLNKHRLSFNHPHYVVYL comes from the coding sequence ATGCGAATCGATCCCGTCAACTTAAAACAAAAGAATGTTTTAGTAGATGATTATTTAAATGACTTTACAAAAGTGGAAAATAAATTTGAATACAACCCTTATGATGAAGCAACAATCAGACAGCGTGCGGCCTACCTAAACAAGCAAAGCTACAATCGAGATGAGCTTGTAGCGACCCTTACTGAAATGAACGACCATTGGGGGGCCCCTGAACAAACGTTCACTATGATCGACAAGCTCAAAGACGAGACTACATCTGCTGTCGTAGCTGGGCAGCAAGCGGGATTACTTACGGGCCCTTTATATACGGTTCATAAAATTATCTCTGTTATTCAGTTAGCTAAGCAGCAGGAGAAACAATTAGGGACGGCAGTCGTTCCCGTATTTTGGATTGCGGGGGAGGATCATGACTTTGCTGAAATCAATCATGTCATGATGAAGAGTCAAAAAAAGATGAAGAAGATTCAGCTTCCATCGAACGTTGAGCAGAAATTGTCTGTATCAGATTTACCTTTTGATCGGGAAGTGGTAGCTAGTTGGCTGAAAAAGGTTTTTGCTGAAGTAAAAGAAACAGAGATAACACGTGATTTTTATCAAACTGTTGTAAAAATAATGGATCTTTCTGAGAGTTACAGTGATTTCTTTGCGCGCGTGATTTATCAACTATTTAATGAGGAAGGACTAATTATTGTTGATGCCCATCATAAAGACATTCGTTCACTTGAATCTAATCATTTTCAAAGGATGATTGAGGAGAATACTTCCATCTCAGAAGGAGTGTATGCTGCACTGCAAAAGAATCAGCTGCAAGGCTATCCTGTTCCGTTAGACAGTGAGTTAGATGATGCCCATTTATTTTATCATCATCATGAAGAACGTATCTTGCTAACAAGAGATGAAGAGGGAAGCTATAAAGGGAAAAGGAATGAAGTGCAATTAACTGAAGCAGAGTTGCTTCAAATAGCAAAAGAGAGACCATGGCAGCTTAGTAATAATGTGGTGACTAGGCCACTCATGCAAGAGTTTATCTTCCCGGTGCTTGCATTTATCGGTGGCCCTGGCGAGATTAGCTACTGGTCAGTACTGAAGCCAGCTTTTCAAGCGGTCGGACTAGAGATGCCTCCTATTTACCCGCGGCTTTCCTTTACTCTTGTGGATCGCAAGGCGGAGGCTGCCCTTTCTAGTCTTCAGCTTGAACTTAAACAAGTTCTTGAACATGGGACGGCAAGTGAAAGAATGAAATGGCTTGCTGCGACGAGTAACCCGCCGATAGAGCGGCTAAGCGACCAAATTCAACAAGAAATGAATGAAATTCACAAACCACTCAGGGAAAAGGCAGCTGAACTTGGGCCTGACATTGGGGCATTAGCTGAGAAAAATATCGGTTATCTCAATCAGATGATTGAGTTTTTGGAACAACGTATGCTTCAATCCGTTGAAGAAAAATACGAACGGGAAATGGAGGCGTTTACCGAGCTTGATGTATTGCTACATCCTGGAGGAGGATTACAGGAGAGAGTATGGAATATTGTGCCCTGGGTGAACGCGTATGGCATGGATGTTTTTCAGCAATTAAATAAACACCGGCTATCATTTAATCACCCACATTATGTCGTGTATTTGTAA
- a CDS encoding N-acetyltransferase translates to MMTKTNVQPLLVNYKTLEEFKRFKEYGNQELTMLEDLESNIVENDSESPFYGIYFGNALVARMSLYRVQAKYDSYFLPPQDYLALWKLEVLPDHRNQGYGKALVDFAKSFDLPIKTNPRIKSHSFWEKMDFQKAHYDVERDLGENPLIWLPSGVEEREV, encoded by the coding sequence ATGATGACGAAAACCAACGTTCAGCCATTATTAGTCAACTATAAAACATTGGAAGAATTTAAGCGTTTCAAAGAATATGGCAACCAAGAGTTAACAATGCTCGAAGATTTAGAGAGCAACATTGTGGAAAATGACAGTGAGTCACCTTTTTATGGCATCTATTTTGGAAACGCTTTAGTCGCTCGAATGAGCCTTTATCGTGTCCAGGCTAAATATGACAGTTATTTTCTCCCTCCTCAGGACTATTTAGCGCTATGGAAATTAGAAGTCCTTCCCGACCATCGTAACCAAGGATACGGAAAAGCATTGGTAGACTTCGCGAAAAGTTTTGACTTGCCTATAAAGACAAATCCAAGAATTAAATCCCATTCGTTCTGGGAGAAGATGGACTTCCAAAAGGCTCACTATGATGTCGAGCGTGATCTTGGCGAGAACCCTCTTATTTGGCTGCCATCAGGTGTTGAAGAAAGGGAAGTCTAA
- a CDS encoding 2-dehydropantoate 2-reductase: MNVGIIGGGAIGLLIAAHLYEEHEVSLYVRREEQRDKLVGNGICCSSLPNNAKPATHLFAEQKEEHDLVIITVKQHHISTIIDNLKSEAPLLFLQNGMNHLDRLPCIPNPCLVGVVEHGAIKDNDSTVRHKGRGRIQLAAHHGIHSISNWAERLSTDKFPFLSKDDYYTMLAKKLVTNTVINPLTALFQVKNIMVIENPSIQLLAKKLCKEACQALDLTFLEEWEHIISVATNTGDNQSSMLRDIMAGRETEVDAICGYVARLPHTESPHHEFVTEAIHALEFQYHKGETL; this comes from the coding sequence ATGAATGTAGGAATCATTGGCGGGGGAGCTATTGGTTTGCTCATTGCAGCGCATTTATATGAAGAGCACGAAGTATCTCTTTATGTTCGAAGAGAAGAGCAACGGGACAAATTGGTAGGTAATGGTATATGTTGCAGTTCGTTACCAAACAATGCCAAACCAGCGACCCACTTATTTGCTGAACAAAAAGAAGAGCATGATTTAGTTATCATTACCGTAAAACAGCACCATATCAGTACAATTATTGATAACTTAAAGTCAGAGGCTCCGTTGCTTTTTCTGCAAAATGGAATGAACCACTTGGATCGTTTGCCGTGTATTCCAAATCCTTGTTTAGTAGGAGTAGTGGAGCATGGCGCGATCAAGGATAATGACTCGACGGTTCGTCACAAAGGGAGAGGCCGCATCCAACTGGCGGCACATCATGGTATCCATAGCATCTCTAACTGGGCCGAACGATTATCTACTGATAAATTCCCCTTTTTATCTAAAGACGATTACTACACAATGCTTGCTAAAAAGTTAGTCACGAACACTGTGATCAATCCTCTAACGGCACTCTTCCAGGTGAAAAATATAATGGTCATTGAGAACCCTTCGATTCAATTATTAGCAAAAAAACTTTGTAAAGAAGCATGTCAAGCTCTTGATTTAACTTTCCTTGAAGAATGGGAGCATATAATTTCCGTTGCCACCAATACAGGAGACAATCAATCATCTATGCTTAGGGATATTATGGCAGGAAGAGAGACTGAGGTGGACGCTATTTGCGGGTATGTAGCCCGACTGCCACATACAGAATCTCCTCACCATGAGTTTGTTACGGAGGCGATCCATGCACTAGAATTTCAATATCATAAAGGGGAAACTTTATGA
- a CDS encoding RsfA family transcriptional regulator, whose amino-acid sequence MDAPRQDAWKDEEDVLLARTVLRHIQDGKTQLEAFQEVAEQLKRTPAACGFRWNATVRKSYQKDIREAKQNRKSRSVFTQASLQKDTPISLDDAISFLKEMKTNQYSTQDHEQLQSQLHKLNEDNVKLKDQLKQLEEAWNEMDKLVTFVKKSRHKTYT is encoded by the coding sequence ATGGACGCCCCAAGACAAGATGCCTGGAAGGACGAGGAAGATGTACTTCTAGCCAGAACCGTGCTGCGCCATATTCAGGATGGAAAAACACAACTAGAAGCTTTTCAAGAAGTAGCGGAGCAACTTAAACGAACTCCAGCAGCATGTGGGTTCCGGTGGAATGCCACAGTTAGGAAGAGTTATCAGAAAGACATCCGTGAAGCAAAGCAAAATAGAAAATCAAGATCTGTATTTACGCAAGCCTCATTACAAAAAGATACTCCTATCTCACTTGATGATGCGATTTCTTTTTTAAAGGAGATGAAAACGAACCAGTACTCGACACAAGATCATGAGCAGTTGCAAAGTCAGCTGCACAAGCTCAATGAAGACAATGTAAAGTTAAAGGATCAATTAAAGCAGCTTGAAGAAGCATGGAATGAAATGGATAAGTTAGTCACCTTTGTAAAGAAAAGTCGGCATAAAACATACACATAA
- the ftsL gene encoding cell division protein FtsL has protein sequence MSTERVRDLQQPVQEPQKKQQSKVKVHKKQWISTGEKFLYTAFTGAVMAASIFMVNFTASTDTLNRNIQELEQQVQQQESHNETLAYQVKELSNPDRIIEVAKKHGLDIQNAKVKQAGVLEN, from the coding sequence ATGAGCACAGAGAGAGTGAGAGACCTACAACAACCTGTTCAGGAACCACAAAAGAAACAACAATCCAAAGTAAAAGTACACAAAAAACAATGGATTAGTACAGGAGAGAAATTTTTATACACCGCCTTTACAGGGGCCGTTATGGCAGCTTCTATCTTTATGGTGAATTTTACTGCATCGACAGACACCCTAAATAGGAACATTCAGGAGCTTGAGCAACAGGTGCAGCAACAAGAATCCCATAATGAAACGCTTGCTTATCAGGTGAAAGAATTAAGTAACCCTGACCGCATAATAGAGGTCGCCAAAAAACATGGCTTAGATATTCAAAACGCAAAAGTAAAGCAAGCTGGTGTCTTAGAAAACTAA
- a CDS encoding enoyl-CoA hydratase/isomerase family protein, translating to MEQVILSVNDKGYAHIVLNRPEKMNAITQKMITELHDALKQARTIENLKCLVISGAGGRAFCAGGDLQEFHGGLTKEEAYQILSPMKDVLYELAYFPVPTLQQLVTFAMDWLMVLMGLSRGSLEYCQDGAVVYCCIKRSQHISRLTG from the coding sequence ATGGAACAAGTGATTTTATCAGTTAATGACAAAGGTTATGCCCATATTGTATTAAATCGTCCAGAAAAAATGAATGCGATTACACAGAAAATGATTACAGAACTACACGATGCTTTGAAGCAGGCACGTACGATAGAAAATTTAAAATGCCTTGTGATTAGCGGGGCGGGGGGCCGTGCGTTTTGTGCAGGAGGCGATTTACAAGAGTTCCACGGTGGATTAACGAAGGAAGAGGCCTATCAAATCCTTTCGCCGATGAAAGATGTTCTGTATGAACTGGCATACTTCCCAGTTCCTACGTTGCAACAGCTTGTGACTTTCGCTATGGATTGGCTGATGGTTCTTATGGGTTTGTCCAGGGGCAGCTTGGAATATTGCCAGGATGGGGCGGTGGTGTATTGTTGTATAAAAAGATCCCAGCACATTTCGCGGCTCACTGGCTAA
- the mraZ gene encoding division/cell wall cluster transcriptional repressor MraZ has protein sequence MFMGEFQHNIDTKGRIIVPSKFREELQDGFVLTRGLDQCLFAYPMNEWRLLEEKLKRLPLTKKDARAFTRFFLSGAVECEVDKQGRINIPPPLRKHALLDKECVVIGVSNRIEFWSKDQWETYFEASEESFSEIAENMLDFDIDI, from the coding sequence ATGTTCATGGGGGAATTTCAACATAACATTGATACAAAAGGACGGATTATCGTACCTTCTAAATTCCGTGAAGAACTTCAGGACGGCTTCGTGCTGACAAGAGGTTTGGACCAATGTTTATTTGCCTACCCTATGAATGAGTGGAGGTTACTTGAAGAAAAGCTTAAGAGGCTTCCGCTAACGAAGAAAGATGCCCGAGCCTTCACACGATTTTTCTTATCTGGTGCTGTGGAATGTGAAGTGGACAAACAAGGAAGAATTAATATTCCGCCGCCGCTTAGGAAACATGCCTTGCTAGATAAGGAATGCGTGGTTATTGGTGTATCCAATCGGATTGAATTTTGGAGTAAAGATCAGTGGGAAACATACTTCGAAGCATCAGAAGAATCTTTCTCAGAGATTGCAGAAAATATGTTAGATTTTGATATCGATATTTGA
- a CDS encoding enoyl-CoA hydratase/isomerase family protein, whose protein sequence is MADGSYGFVQGQLGILPGWGGGVLLYKKIPAHFAAHWLMDSRMYGVEEATRIGWLHKVVSEQQLAGEELLQPFLEKSQEQLRSFKKQYRDHLSMEGVWHQMDEEVQQCARLWESEAHVQAVRRFTSSRKKS, encoded by the coding sequence TTGGCTGATGGTTCTTATGGGTTTGTCCAGGGGCAGCTTGGAATATTGCCAGGATGGGGCGGTGGTGTATTGTTGTATAAAAAGATCCCAGCACATTTCGCGGCTCACTGGCTAATGGATTCCCGCATGTATGGAGTAGAAGAGGCCACTCGAATTGGATGGTTACATAAAGTGGTTAGTGAGCAACAATTAGCGGGAGAAGAACTTTTGCAGCCTTTTTTAGAAAAGTCTCAAGAGCAACTGCGTTCATTTAAGAAACAATATAGAGACCATCTATCTATGGAGGGGGTATGGCACCAAATGGACGAGGAAGTTCAGCAATGTGCTCGTTTGTGGGAATCAGAAGCACATGTTCAGGCAGTTAGAAGGTTTACTTCGTCTAGAAAAAAGTCATAA